A window of Streptomyces profundus genomic DNA:
CGCCGCCGAAATCCAGAACCTTCTTCTGGACGCCCGGATGGCACGCGGACTGACCAGCATCGTCGACTCCACCAACCTGATGGGCCACGTGCGCCGCGGGCTGCTGGCCCGGGCCCGCTACTACCGCTGCCCGGCCGTCGCCGTGCTCTTCCACGTGCCACTGAAGGACTGCCGCACGCGCAACGCCGCCCGCACCCGACAGGTACCGGCCGACGTGCTGACCCACCAGCACACCC
This region includes:
- a CDS encoding AAA family ATPase, whose translation is MIDITPGELIVLVGPSAAGKSTFASQYPPTWRVCLDVFRGLVADDETDQSATPPAAEIQNLLLDARMARGLTSIVDSTNLMGHVRRGLLARARYYRCPAVAVLFHVPLKDCRTRNAARTRQVPADVLTHQHTLIPTANQLATEGFERVHSHALTSV